The Anastrepha ludens isolate Willacy chromosome 2, idAnaLude1.1, whole genome shotgun sequence DNA window atttaattatatattcaatttaaatataaactCTTAATTATAATATTGATGGTTTTCATGAAGCTTATGGCTGAATCGTCTCTTGAATCCAATCCATATAGTCACCTACTCTGGTGTAGACCCCCGGCCAGCCGTCTAGGCCACAGGGTGTTGGTCCGAACGACACAACACCCGCTAAAAAGTAGTAAGATAGTGCTTTCTTTGTATTATCCAAGCTAATCAGTGGTCCGCCAGAGTCGCCGCGGCATGAATCCACTCCTTCTTTTCCACCAGCGCATATTTGTGTTGATTCcagtaaaattttttctgttgcATATTTCTCACGGCATTTGCTGATAGGTACGCCAGCGACCTCTGCTTTCAGCTTAAGTGAGCTGGTCGATTCAGTCTCCGTTTTTCCCCAACCAGCGACATCCATTACGATGCCATCAAAAGTAGCCGATCGTAGATTGGCACTCGCCGGCAAACAAATGGGCCGTATGAAGTCGGTGTATTGAACACTTTTAGTGAGCCGTAATAGTGCAATATCGTGAAATTGATTTCTCGACTCTGGAACATATTGTGGATGTGCTATTGCCTTCTCCACTGGCACATCTGAATATGGTGGCGCACAATCCTTTTCGCCGCGTACATCAATCTCACAATCGGGGTTGGTGGTGGTATCCCATTCGCCAAGCCGCACCCCAGTCAATGACCAATCGCTCGGTATAGCTACGCCGTTGACGCAATGTGAAGCCGTGATGACGTAGCGTGAGTTTATTAGTGAGCCACCACAATGGTGTCCTTTTCTGCCTCCAGCTGTGAAcaacataatttattttaataaaattggtaGTTAATTAATATTgtttgaaaactattttcacTCACGTTTTGTGTACTCTATAAGTGCCATCCAGGGGAATTCGTCGATTTTCGTTACGTTGCCGCCATAGATACGATTCGATAAGACGTTGCCGCACTGGCCAGGCTGTGGCAGCAGGTTGCTGGGAGTGGCAGGTGGTGCCTGTGTGGTTGGTGTTACCGAAGGTATATTAATGAAATTTCGGTAACGATCAGGACAACAAATCtgtcgataaaaaaaaaaatattatagtgGTGtggatatgtttttattttcatagttAATCTTTTACGTCTAACGAGTAAAAAAATTGAGATATTTTGCACTTTCTTGTAAGGCGTCAGTAGTGAACAATTCCCAGACAGTACCTTCTTGCTATCTCATCTCCGACTTTTGCCAAATAGAAAGATATACAATTTTACGCTATAGAAcaacacattaaaaaaattaaaactttttatggaaattgTCGATCTTTAAGATTAAAATATCGCAAAATTGGTGAGTTTTTTGATGGAGATAATTGTCCGTGAAAAAgtcgaaatttaaaaagtttcaaGGGGCTGGTTCTATTAGACTGGCAGACCAGACtatgatttttaaaaagtaaagtctatgcgAATAAGCAAATAATGATTCTGTAGCTAAAACACAACATTCGGATCAAGATTACTGAACTCTATATGATATGTGTGAGCAGCCTGTAGACGTGCTCGtggtaattttttacataaaatttttaatagccGTATTtcgaataaaagaaatattctaattttttttcattttttggtttaACGCAAAACTAGGTGCGTCTTTCAAAAAGCCCTTTTGCATAATgtttatggaattttttaatatctaataAATGAGTAATTTCGAAGATATTAGACAATTGATGAGGGGTTCTCGTATCCTCGAACGCTATAATTCAAGATGCGCTCGAAATTTATGCAGCTTATTACCAGAATACCTTTAAGACACTGTGCATATTAAATGTTCTGAactactttttaaaataatcttTGATATAAAAAGTTACCCTTCCTCAGTGTCAAAATTGAGTACCATAATTgccaaaaaatatgttaattgtTTCAGTACAGATTCCTGATTGCTTGACACGCTTCGTATGACGTTCCTCCAATATTTTAATATCCTTCTAAAAATACCTATACAATTTCTCGAAGCTCTCAAAGTATACCTTTATTTCATCGAGTCCTCTTTCACTTGATTCAAACCTCTTTCTACCGAATCATTTCTTCATATTTGCCTCGGGCTTAGAACACACATTAGTGGTCACTTCTCAGTGGATAATGGcgaacctctgagtgtatttctatcaTAAAAATCCATCTGCCGTTAGAAAGGATATAATCAACGCCGGTTCAGGCAACCCATAACCCTTCCTGAGGATAAACTGAGAACGCTCACAAGCCTTCTCACAGATCATCGCAGATTACGTAGTCCTCTGCACAGGATTGTgatatggtccactgactcCTATCGGTTCTGCAACCAGCCCCCGGAGACTCCAGTACACCTTCTTCTCGAACGTGACACTATAGTGCGAAGAAGGTTGACGCATCTAGGAAGAAATGTGCATTCGCTTAGCCGGACCCAGCTCTATTTTAGGTTTACAATACattaaaaattgtctacctaaaatggtctgcgtctggatagagcaggacaacgGCATAGGCGGTGCGAAATCGTCTCTGTCTCTTTGCCGCGTCCGTGCCCCGTTATAacggaaatcagtgtgctaagtcgatgcttattttggcttagcagagattcggTGCGTTCAGCATTAAGAGTTGGTCACAATTATCGGCGATTCTGTAGGTGATTTCATGACGCCATCttgctcttacaatttcctcaagGATAAATAGcgtacatgtttgtaagggtgtGCCTATGTCAGTGCCTATGTACTCAGCGGTCAGCTTGCTGccaagtctcgctagttcattggCCATGCAATTACCCTCAATGCCAAAATGAGCAGGAaaccatgttacctttaggtgatttgactcagccatctcgttaagagatgtgagGGATTTTTTCGcagcctggctatcagtgaaaatgtagatatcatttccaggtatcgcatcactTCGTATTACCTTCAGTTCAGTCtcaaagacactacagtagttggGGAACTGTTAACTTAAGAAGATCCGCAGACGTTTTGGAATATATACCTCCGCTTACTATGCCCTCGGGCTTTGAGCCatttgtgtatacatggatgaacTCGCCCTGACTTACaacgtcccgttcccactcttcccttgagggtaggagggtcgtgtaTGTTGTAATAGAAGGAGTAGGCGAGTAGTGCATGGTTCACCAAGCTGGGAAGCTCTGAAATGCCAGCTAGGATTTTACCGTGGACGTAGCCCGTGTTTAACCACTTACTTAAGGTGTTCAACCTTATTACCGCACTGCGAGTGATAAATCATAATTTGTCTGCAGATCTACAGGGAAGAGGTTTCATGGCGCATATAATGCATTCGAGGGTGTGGTTGACATTGTGCCGGTTATGGGAATATATCCGAGTCTTTAAATATTATCAACTCTTTTAATGTTCACCATACTACAATACACCAATAGAGGATTGACCTAACTACCGCTGTGTAAAGGACGAATTACTAagtctaaacaattttttttgttttttgtagttaaaaatttttttggtacgagaatgtttttataaaagtgcaacaaaaaatatataactcaAACCTCAAGACtcgcaaatttttcaaaaatgtcgttgatttctgacaattttttttcgctgaggggCTAAGCATTTTTTCTAGAAGTTGAAAAgtttgatgacagtttttttaaatttgctaaatttttttgaattttttagaaagtttggaccttttcatttttcagagttaaaaaaaaaaaaagatttcggtCCGCAGTTtaatagtccattaaatttataataaggTGAAACCTCGGAAGGGCTCAATATTCtcatcaatttttcattttccctTCCCCCTGTTATGCTTTTCCTTCATATAACGAatacacgtattttttttttaaggaagaaAGCACCCATAAAACTTTCCCAAAATCGctctaaatatgtatgaaaatttagttttaatgcGCATTtggatttcttttgttttaaatgtATGTACTATAGAACATGCAATAACTAAAAACTTATTTGTAGTGGCCCCACGTAAACAGGATTTGTTAATCGTtagcaaaaatttgcaaattctcCTTTCATTTCCCCCTTGTAAGtacaataaattaattacatCTTCTCTCGGCTTCAACTGGTCACTTTCTCCAAACTCGATCCCTCTCACGAagcgtttgtatgcatgtattatgGCCTCACAATTTAAccttaaaattatgaaaaattatgtaTCTATTCTTAGCCTTCATTACACCGATTTCTCGGCATACTCGTCTATACGACCCCAGCGCGTTTGTCACAAGCTCTTAAGCCTTCTCAGCACTGAGTATATAGAATTAAATGAGCGAGTTACATGATCTTACCAACACTTTGCCATTTTGGTAGCCGCACTGACTCCGACTCAAATACAGCCTATCCGAATCAAGCAGCGGCGTGGAAAGCAGCaaattgaacaaatatttacaatcatCCAGGACGATGCACAGCGCACGCTCGCGGTTCGGCGTGATACAGCGTCCAAAGTTGGGCACATCAGTA harbors:
- the LOC128855799 gene encoding serine protease easter-like isoform X4; translated protein: MIKPVLISAFCVAAFLCGLSSAQFYFPNEATDVPNFGRCITPNRERALCIVLDDCKYLFNLLLSTPLLDSDRLYLSRSQCGYQNGKVLICCPDRYRNFINIPSVTPTTQAPPATPSNLLPQPGQCGNVLSNRIYGGNVTKIDEFPWMALIEYTKPGGRKGHHCGGSLINSRYVITASHCVNGVAIPSDWSLTGVRLGEWDTTTNPDCEIDVRGEKDCAPPYSDVPVEKAIAHPQYVPESRNQFHDIALLRLTKSVQYTDFIRPICLPASANLRSATFDGIVMDVAGWGKTETESTSSLKLKAEVAGVPISKCREKYATEKILLESTQICAGGKEGVDSCRGDSGGPLISLDNTKKALSYYFLAGVVSFGPTPCGLDGWPGVYTRVGDYMDWIQETIQP